From Coffea arabica cultivar ET-39 chromosome 2e, Coffea Arabica ET-39 HiFi, whole genome shotgun sequence, the proteins below share one genomic window:
- the LOC113729461 gene encoding uncharacterized protein, with the protein MGVHNIKLYGFPVTATVVDDCSLADSGIIQLMNQLCELKIVGIDVKGTELSAEPQLLLIYVKDRCLIIQLGRMSSYPSQLASFLGDTNICFVGANMNRKADVLKKSWIPLVWKGSPMMHRVEVGELAARVLKNADLEKCDNLEELAKKSGFDFKEADEKKRPTPNWAAVCLSEEEVKCAMREVFISYNVASKLLSQL; encoded by the coding sequence ATGGGTGTCCACAACATAAAATTGTACGGCTTTCCTGTGACGGCGACAGTTGTGGACGACTGTTCTCTAGCTGACAGTGGTATAATCCAGTTAATGAATCAGCTGTGCGAGTTGAAAATTGTTGGAATTGATGTGAAGGGAACCGAACTATCGGCAGAACCACAGCTACTGCTGATTTACGTGAAAGATCGTTGCTTGATCATTCAACTTGGACGTATGTCTTCTTATCCTTCCCAACTTGCATCTTTCCTGGGTGATACGAATATATGTTTTGTGGGAGCGAACATGAATAGGAAGGCTGATGTCCTGAAAAAATCTTGGATTCCCCTTGTATGGAAAGGTTCGCCGATGATGCACAGAGTCGAAGTTGGTGAATTGGCGGCCAGAGTTCTCAAGAATGCAGACCTTGAAAAGTGCGATAATCTGGAAGAGTTGGCAAAGAAGAGTGGATTTGATTTTAAAGAAGCAGATGAGAAGAAGCGTCCTACTCCTAACTGGGCTGCCGTATGCTTGTCGGAGGAAGAAGTCAAGTGTGCCATGCGTGAAGTTTTCATAAGCTACAACGTGGCAAGTAAGCTGCTCAGCCAGCTCTAG
- the LOC113732987 gene encoding uncharacterized protein isoform X1, producing MDHLDLKGSDSEIDLESGGNATDDDGGELLDLSSRNSKKGLHRVWSELVGQESADASAKGEKSAHSLGKLLSYDEILVKNADRWPEKFEEEFTNFSKEKRAVEKPKMPNSKRPPKPPRPPGGPSLDSADMKLIKEISELAILKRKRTERRKALQKMRKEKTYSKSSSLFAMVVTALFIFVIIFQGSGIAMRK from the exons ATGGATCATTTAGATCTAAAAGGAAGTGATTCAGAAATTGATTTGGAGAGTGGGGGCAATGCAACTGATGATGATGGGGGTGAACTTCTTGATTTGAGTAGTAGAAattcaaagaaaggattgcatAGGGTGTGGAGTGAGCTTGTGGGACAGGAATCAGCAGATGCATCTGCAAAGGGTGAAAAGAGTGCACATTCACTTGGCAAGTTGTTGAGTTATGATGAAATATTGGTTAAGAATGCGGATAGATGGCCAGAAAAGTTTGAGGAAGAATTTACAAATTTTTCGAAAGAGAAAAGAGCTGTGGAAAAGCCAAAGATGCCGAACTCCAAAAGGCCTCCAAAACCGCCCCGACCTCCGGGAGGTCCCTCACTGGATTCTGCTGATATGAAGTTGATCAAGGAAATTTCTGAGCTTGCAATCTTGAAACGTAAAAGGACCGAGCGAAGGAAGGCCTTGCAGAAAATGAGAAAGGAGAAGACATATTCAAAAAGCAGTAGTTTGTTCGCCATGGTGGTCACTGCACTCTTTATCTTTGTGATCATTTTCCAAG GTTCAGGAATAGCTATGAGGAAGTAG
- the LOC113732987 gene encoding uncharacterized protein isoform X2: protein MDHLDLKGSDSEIDLESGGNATDDDGGELLDLSSRNSKKGLHRVWSELVGQESADASAKGEKSAHSLGKLLSYDEILVKNADRWPEKFEEEFTNFSKEKRAVEKPKMPNSKRPPKPPRPPGGPSLDSADMKLIKEISELAILKRKRTERRKALQKMRKEKTYSKSSSLFAMVVTALFIFVIIFQGLLGSRI from the exons ATGGATCATTTAGATCTAAAAGGAAGTGATTCAGAAATTGATTTGGAGAGTGGGGGCAATGCAACTGATGATGATGGGGGTGAACTTCTTGATTTGAGTAGTAGAAattcaaagaaaggattgcatAGGGTGTGGAGTGAGCTTGTGGGACAGGAATCAGCAGATGCATCTGCAAAGGGTGAAAAGAGTGCACATTCACTTGGCAAGTTGTTGAGTTATGATGAAATATTGGTTAAGAATGCGGATAGATGGCCAGAAAAGTTTGAGGAAGAATTTACAAATTTTTCGAAAGAGAAAAGAGCTGTGGAAAAGCCAAAGATGCCGAACTCCAAAAGGCCTCCAAAACCGCCCCGACCTCCGGGAGGTCCCTCACTGGATTCTGCTGATATGAAGTTGATCAAGGAAATTTCTGAGCTTGCAATCTTGAAACGTAAAAGGACCGAGCGAAGGAAGGCCTTGCAGAAAATGAGAAAGGAGAAGACATATTCAAAAAGCAGTAGTTTGTTCGCCATGGTGGTCACTGCACTCTTTATCTTTGTGATCATTTTCCAAG GTCTCCTAGGATCACGCATCTGA